Part of the Crossiella cryophila genome, GACGGTGGCGCGGCGGGCACCGAGACCCGGCTGATCGGCTGGGGCCAGACCTGTCCGACCCGCGGCTGTGGTGGCGCGCCGGTGCAGCTCCAGGAGATCGACGTGCGGGTGCAGGCCAGTGGCTGCACCGACAACTTCAACCCGCAGACCGAACTGTGTTTGGGCGGCCTGCCCAGCGCGGGCGCCTGCTACGGCGACTCGGGTGGTCCCGCGGTCCGTCAGGGCAACGGGCGCTGGGAGCTGACCGGCGCGACCAGCCGGGCCGGCCGCGGTCAGCCGACCTGCGGGCAGGCCCCGGCGATCTACATGAACGTGCCGGCGCACAAGCAGTGGATCGACCAGGTCACCGGCGGCGACCCCGGCACCGGCTGCGGCAGCACCGCGGCCTGGAGTGCCGAGCAGCTCTACCCGCCGGAGACCCAGGTCGCGCACAACGGACGCCGCTGGCGCTCGATCTGGTGGAACCGGGCCCAGGAACCCGGCGCCGGACCCTGGTACTGGCAGGACCTGGGGGCCTGCAACTCCTGACCGGACCATGTTTCCTGCACTATTTGCCACGGGCCCGCGGATCACCGCCGAAGGCTCGCGGGCCCGTGGCAGCCTCGCGAAGGTGGCCGACTATTTGATCTCCAACCGCGACCAGCGCGCGGACCGGGCCGCCCAGGTGGCCGCCGTCCGCGCCGCCTACCGGTACAACCTGGAACTCGGTTTCCCGGTGGCCGCCGGGGGCGGTGAGGAGGACGCGCCGTCCTCCCGGTGGCGGTTGCGGGCCCTGGAGCAGCAGGAACGCCTGCGGCTGAACCTGCGGATGCTGCGTCGGCAGGGCAAGTGGAACTTCGTCAACGACCTGCAGCCGCTCGCCCCGCTGAAGCTGGCCGCGATGGTGCGGGAAGACGACATGGCCGGGATCGTGGACTACTTCATGCCGCTGCCCGGCGGTGTCACCGGCGATGTCCGGGAGAAGAGCCTGCAGGATTTCCGCGACGTTTTCGCGCTCTCGCAACCACCCTCGGTGATGGAGCGCTTCCGGAGTGACGACTACTTCGCCGAGTGTTTCGTGGCCGGACCGGACCCGACCCGGCTCACCCGGATGACGCACATCCCGGAGAAGTTCCCGATCACCGACGAACACCTCAACCAGGTGCCCCAGCTCGGCACCGACGATCTGGCCACCGCGATCGCCGCCGGCCGGGTCTACTGGGTGGACTACGAGGCCATGTCCGAACTGGACAACGGCACCCACCCGCAGGCGCCCAAGTACATGTACGCGCCGATGGTCGCCTTCTGCGTGCCCAGGAACAGCGATCAGCTGCGGCCCTTCGCCATCCAGTGCGGTCAGGACCCGGCCGGGCGGGAGATCTACACCCCGGCCGACGGGCACTCCTGGAACCTGGCCAAGAACTGCGTGCTGGCCGCGCACAACACCTACCACGAGGTGTTGACCCACCTCGGTTTCACCCACTTGATGAGTGAACCGGTGCTGCTGGCCGGGGTGCGCAACTTCGCCGCGAATCACCCGGTGTGGGTACTGCTGCGCAGGCACTTCGAGGGCACCTTCTCCATCAACAAGCTCGCGGTGGAACTGCTCATCCAGCCGGGCAAGGCGGTGGAGTACCTGATCGGCTCCGACCTGAAGAGCACCTACCCGTGGCTGGCCAAGCACCGCGCCAACCACTCCTTCCGGGACAACTACCTGCCCACCCGGCTGGCCGGGCACGGCACCGGCAGCCGCTCGCTGCCGCACTACCCCTACCGCGACGACGGCCTGCTGGTCTGGCAGGCCATCCAGGACTGGGTCAACGAGTTCGTCGCGCTGTACTACCGCGACGACGCCGACGTGCGCGCCGACCACGAACTCCAGTCCTGGGCGGCCGAGGTCGCCACCGACGGCCAGGTCCGTGATTTTGGCGCCACGCCAGGGAAAATCGCCGACCAGGCCGATCTCGCCGAGATCCTCACCATGGTCATCTGGACCGCGGGCCCGCAGCACGCCGCGGTGAACTTCGCGCAAAAGGACCACCTGGCCTTCCTGCCGGCCAACCCCCTGGCCGGGTACACGCCGGAGCCCACGGGCAAGGGGCACAGCGAGGCGGACTGGCTGGCCAACCTGCCCCCGCTGGACGTGGCGGTGCAGCAGTTCTGCGTGATGACCTTCCTCGGCTCGGTCCGCTACACCACGCTCGGCGACTACGGCCGCGACTTCGCCACCGGCCCGGCCGCCGCCGCGCACCAGCGGTTCCAGGCCCAACTCGGCGGGGTGGAGGACGCGATCACCGCCCGCAACCAGCGGCGCGCGGTGCCGTATGAGTACCTGCAGCCCTCGCTGATCCCCAACAGCACCAACATCTAAAGGCCGCTGACCAGGATCGCGGTGATCACCCGCGCCGCTGCCTCCGGATCGGTGCCGACCTCCGGGGGCAGCGCGCCGGTGAGCCACAGCGTGGCGAACCCGTGCACCAGGGACCAGGCCGCGATCTCACCCAGCTCCGGCCCGGCCCGGCGCACCGAGGCCACCCCCCTGGACAGTGGCGCGTTCGCCCGCTCGCGCGCGGCCCGCACCGCCGGATCATCGGCGCGGTACAGCTC contains:
- a CDS encoding trypsin-like serine protease; the encoded protein is MWSSWRGWGAALVAALALTTGFASSVNAATTNNDDVQPLIVGGRPASEVYSFMASLQGGQGHFCGGSLITPTWVVTAKHCVQGQSPGGFRIRVGSTTWNSGGTLAQTAQIVLGQGDIALVRLSAAVPQAPIALAADGGAAGTETRLIGWGQTCPTRGCGGAPVQLQEIDVRVQASGCTDNFNPQTELCLGGLPSAGACYGDSGGPAVRQGNGRWELTGATSRAGRGQPTCGQAPAIYMNVPAHKQWIDQVTGGDPGTGCGSTAAWSAEQLYPPETQVAHNGRRWRSIWWNRAQEPGAGPWYWQDLGACNS
- a CDS encoding lipoxygenase family protein produces the protein MADYLISNRDQRADRAAQVAAVRAAYRYNLELGFPVAAGGGEEDAPSSRWRLRALEQQERLRLNLRMLRRQGKWNFVNDLQPLAPLKLAAMVREDDMAGIVDYFMPLPGGVTGDVREKSLQDFRDVFALSQPPSVMERFRSDDYFAECFVAGPDPTRLTRMTHIPEKFPITDEHLNQVPQLGTDDLATAIAAGRVYWVDYEAMSELDNGTHPQAPKYMYAPMVAFCVPRNSDQLRPFAIQCGQDPAGREIYTPADGHSWNLAKNCVLAAHNTYHEVLTHLGFTHLMSEPVLLAGVRNFAANHPVWVLLRRHFEGTFSINKLAVELLIQPGKAVEYLIGSDLKSTYPWLAKHRANHSFRDNYLPTRLAGHGTGSRSLPHYPYRDDGLLVWQAIQDWVNEFVALYYRDDADVRADHELQSWAAEVATDGQVRDFGATPGKIADQADLAEILTMVIWTAGPQHAAVNFAQKDHLAFLPANPLAGYTPEPTGKGHSEADWLANLPPLDVAVQQFCVMTFLGSVRYTTLGDYGRDFATGPAAAAHQRFQAQLGGVEDAITARNQRRAVPYEYLQPSLIPNSTNI